One Megasphaera vaginalis (ex Bordigoni et al. 2020) genomic region harbors:
- a CDS encoding metallophosphoesterase, which translates to MLVFLTVMSLVAAFTAALWSYVSRSRRFAAVVAAVLGITVVAVAVVGLYVTAFADLRQMAVLQASWFGAMLSLSWLLAFLLAFPVMIVLAFGTFIYRRFFRKHTEEPAGGREGGMSRRSFLQYSAAAVPLLAATTSLVGNAGGHLCLQVTSHEVTCPSLPPYLENYKIAQISDCHIGTFFSIDQLREAVLRAAGSGAQRLEITGDLIDELSLLPQCQAVLQELAPYFRDGIDFCYGNHEYYRGLPQITAMLEKTPVRILRNSSFRVQGLPGQRESDRPFYVCGSDYSFAKEEEAFAAERRRYTEKALQYVPQNAFVLFLAHHPAFFDETFAKNIPLTLSGHTHGGQFALLAPLVQAVGFKYLRGMFKNGSAWGYVNRGTGHWLPFRFLCSREVSVFTLHRS; encoded by the coding sequence TTGCTCGTTTTTTTGACGGTCATGTCACTTGTGGCCGCGTTTACGGCAGCGCTGTGGAGTTATGTCAGCCGCAGTCGCCGTTTCGCCGCAGTCGTTGCCGCCGTTTTAGGCATTACCGTTGTCGCTGTTGCCGTAGTCGGCCTGTACGTTACGGCGTTTGCAGACTTGCGGCAGATGGCGGTGCTGCAGGCGTCATGGTTCGGAGCCATGCTTTCTCTGAGTTGGTTGTTGGCCTTTCTGCTGGCCTTTCCCGTCATGATAGTTCTCGCTTTTGGCACGTTTATTTACCGGCGGTTTTTTCGAAAACATACCGAAGAGCCTGCAGGCGGGCGCGAAGGAGGAATGTCGCGCCGGTCATTTCTGCAATATAGCGCCGCTGCCGTTCCGCTTCTGGCCGCGACGACATCGCTGGTTGGGAATGCGGGAGGCCATCTCTGCTTGCAGGTGACTTCCCATGAGGTGACGTGTCCTTCGTTGCCGCCGTACTTGGAAAACTATAAAATTGCGCAAATATCAGACTGCCACATTGGCACCTTCTTCAGCATAGATCAATTGCGGGAGGCTGTTCTGCGCGCTGCCGGCAGCGGCGCGCAGCGCCTCGAAATAACCGGTGATCTGATTGATGAGTTGTCGCTGCTGCCGCAGTGTCAGGCCGTCTTGCAGGAATTGGCGCCTTATTTTCGCGACGGCATTGATTTTTGTTACGGCAATCATGAATATTATCGAGGACTGCCGCAGATTACGGCTATGCTGGAGAAGACTCCGGTTCGTATTCTGCGGAATTCCTCTTTCCGCGTGCAGGGTCTGCCGGGACAGCGTGAGTCCGACCGCCCCTTTTACGTATGCGGCAGTGACTACAGCTTTGCCAAGGAAGAGGAGGCCTTTGCTGCCGAACGGCGGCGCTATACGGAGAAAGCGCTGCAATATGTGCCGCAAAATGCCTTTGTTCTTTTTTTGGCGCACCATCCCGCCTTTTTCGATGAGACTTTCGCCAAGAATATCCCGCTCACGTTGAGCGGTCATACACATGGGGGGCAGTTTGCTTTGCTTGCTCCCTTGGTGCAGGCCGTCGGTTTTAAGTATTTGCGCGGCATGTTCAAAAACGGATCGGCGTGGGGCTATGTCAACAGGGGGACCGGACATTGGCTGCCGTTCCGCTTTCTCTGCTCCCGTGAGGTCAGTGTTTTTACCTTGCACAGAAGCTGA
- the mutY gene encoding A/G-specific adenine glycosylase: MSDDKRVDDTWVPLLLQWFSVHCRELPWRGGTRRDPYKVWVSEIMLQQTKVEAVRPYYESWMERFPDMETLAAASADEVLRQWQGLGYYSRARNLHQAVQEVVSSYDGKVPSDTAELVKLKGVGAYTAGAIASIAYGRRVAAVDGNVLRVFARLYNIEENILSGAVKKEITDLVDNVMPAACPGAFNEALMDFGAQVCVPRQPHCEGCPLSSHCLARAAGKEAVLPLRLTKKNIPTEDITVVVCTRQRKWLLHRRPEKGLLASMWEFPNAGGAGAEGIGAVTKLLQSVGLSVVVGAAEIAAVKHVFSHKIWRLHVYRAKAVHGHLQAKEDWQWLPVTAYTEVPWAGPHGKITAVL; the protein is encoded by the coding sequence ATGAGCGATGATAAACGAGTAGACGATACGTGGGTGCCGTTGCTTTTGCAATGGTTTTCCGTCCATTGCCGCGAATTGCCGTGGCGCGGCGGTACGCGGCGAGATCCGTATAAGGTGTGGGTCTCGGAAATCATGCTGCAACAGACTAAGGTCGAAGCCGTGCGGCCTTATTATGAAAGTTGGATGGAGCGTTTTCCCGATATGGAAACATTGGCTGCAGCTTCTGCCGACGAAGTGTTGCGGCAATGGCAAGGGCTGGGGTATTACTCGCGCGCCCGTAATTTGCACCAAGCCGTACAGGAAGTTGTCTCCTCCTATGACGGCAAGGTTCCGTCAGACACGGCGGAACTGGTCAAGCTGAAAGGAGTCGGCGCATATACGGCAGGGGCCATTGCCAGTATCGCTTACGGCCGCCGCGTCGCCGCAGTCGACGGCAATGTGCTGCGCGTCTTCGCCAGGCTGTATAACATTGAAGAGAATATTTTGTCCGGTGCCGTAAAGAAAGAGATTACCGACTTAGTCGATAACGTCATGCCGGCAGCTTGTCCCGGCGCTTTCAACGAGGCGCTGATGGATTTCGGCGCGCAGGTCTGTGTGCCGAGGCAGCCGCATTGCGAAGGTTGTCCCCTGTCGTCTCATTGTTTGGCGAGAGCGGCGGGGAAGGAAGCGGTATTGCCGTTGCGTTTGACGAAAAAGAATATTCCGACGGAAGATATTACGGTCGTTGTTTGTACGCGGCAACGAAAATGGCTTCTCCACCGTCGTCCGGAAAAGGGGTTGCTGGCATCGATGTGGGAATTTCCCAACGCCGGCGGAGCAGGGGCGGAAGGCATCGGCGCCGTTACGAAATTGCTACAATCCGTCGGTCTCAGCGTTGTTGTCGGCGCTGCGGAAATCGCTGCGGTGAAACATGTCTTTTCTCATAAAATATGGCGGCTCCACGTTTATCGGGCAAAAGCCGTTCACGGTCATTTGCAGGCAAAGGAGGATTGGCAGTGGTTGCCGGTAACGGCGTACACGGAAGTTCCGTGGGCCGGGCCGCATGGCAAGATCACTGCCGTATTATAA
- a CDS encoding DUF4931 domain-containing protein, producing the protein MSHDLSKHIIEYNLDLGRTKPDTVHRDASYCPFCDVANLKNILDRRGHMIWLENAYPVLKEAWQTLIIETDDCDADFATYTPEYALALLEFSLEKWRQVKDMGRFRSVLFYRNHGYMSGGTIRHPHSQIVGLEQYDYHHDISPQHLHGHPIMTAKELEINLSDAPLIGFYEVNLILKDEGALPYFVRSMQATALYFIRSFASFNDSYNIFYYDFPGDASLYVKIVPRFLTNPMFVGYKVPQVANKEHVARFIKDFRPHLSQGKD; encoded by the coding sequence ATGAGTCATGATCTGTCAAAACATATTATCGAATACAATTTGGATCTGGGCAGGACGAAGCCGGACACCGTACATCGCGACGCTTCATACTGCCCTTTTTGTGATGTCGCCAATCTGAAAAACATCCTCGACAGGCGCGGCCACATGATCTGGCTGGAAAATGCTTATCCTGTCCTCAAAGAAGCATGGCAGACCTTGATCATCGAAACGGATGACTGCGACGCCGATTTTGCAACGTACACGCCGGAATACGCGTTGGCATTACTCGAATTTTCTCTGGAAAAATGGCGGCAAGTAAAGGATATGGGGCGCTTCCGCTCCGTTCTTTTTTACCGCAATCACGGCTATATGTCGGGCGGTACGATACGTCATCCCCACAGTCAGATCGTCGGCCTTGAACAGTATGATTACCATCACGATATCTCGCCGCAACACCTGCACGGACACCCCATTATGACAGCGAAAGAACTGGAAATAAATCTTTCCGATGCACCGCTCATCGGCTTTTATGAAGTCAATCTGATTTTAAAGGACGAAGGAGCGCTACCGTATTTTGTCCGTTCCATGCAGGCAACGGCGCTGTACTTCATCCGCTCCTTCGCCAGTTTCAATGACAGTTACAATATATTCTATTACGACTTTCCCGGAGATGCGTCGCTCTACGTCAAGATTGTTCCCCGCTTTTTGACAAATCCCATGTTTGTCGGCTATAAAGTACCGCAAGTCGCCAACAAAGAGCATGTTGCGCGCTTTATAAAGGATTTCAGACCCCATCTCTCTCAAGGAAAGGATTAA
- a CDS encoding metallophosphoesterase, translating to MRLFAIGDLHLSGNPPKKPMTVFGHRWENHWQRICTDWRSRVSPDDTVLIAGDISWAMRLKDAQEDLDEIRALPGHKVLIRGNHDFWWESAGKLNRLDSGNNMTYLYGTTITLDNNRIAVCGTHGWVSPGDIHYEEERDAKPYRRELLRVERTLEEAAKLGCDHTLLLLHYPPVCDLTKPSGFTELLAKYKVPLCVFGHLHGMQPNTMFPRRYNGTLLQLVSADYRDCKLLEITFDENGGA from the coding sequence ATGCGTTTATTTGCAATCGGTGATCTGCACCTGTCAGGCAATCCGCCGAAAAAGCCGATGACCGTCTTCGGCCATCGCTGGGAAAATCACTGGCAGCGAATCTGCACAGACTGGCGCAGCCGCGTTTCCCCTGACGATACGGTCCTGATCGCCGGCGACATATCCTGGGCGATGCGGTTAAAAGACGCCCAAGAGGATTTGGATGAAATCAGAGCGCTGCCCGGTCATAAAGTACTGATCCGCGGCAATCATGATTTCTGGTGGGAAAGCGCCGGTAAGTTGAACCGCCTTGACAGCGGCAACAACATGACTTATCTTTACGGCACCACGATAACCCTCGACAATAATCGCATTGCCGTTTGCGGTACCCACGGCTGGGTCAGTCCGGGAGACATTCATTATGAAGAAGAACGCGACGCGAAACCTTACCGGCGGGAGTTGCTCCGCGTCGAAAGAACGCTGGAAGAAGCCGCCAAACTGGGCTGCGACCATACCCTGCTGCTGCTTCACTATCCGCCAGTGTGCGACCTGACCAAACCCAGCGGCTTTACGGAACTTCTCGCCAAATATAAGGTGCCGCTCTGCGTCTTCGGACATCTCCACGGCATGCAGCCGAACACGATGTTCCCGCGCCGCTATAACGGCACCTTGCTTCAGCTCGTTTCAGCCGACTACCGGGACTGCAAACTGCTGGAAATAACATTTGACGAAAACGGAGGCGCGTAA
- a CDS encoding sensor histidine kinase has translation MILNKIPLRTRVSLDLTGFTLLSLIVLMVAVGLGFEPFYYEVQKTNMFSARDQIAAIYEENGPERQEQIDRISQSAGADVFIVDHGKLTYSSRPDRQVIIPRTQDTNVIVASPDTADTTTVRREVPRHIRELMAILNGAEPLENELDEVQSHQPKDSNGVRFFDLFSRIGDHTFLILSQPAAPMQKNIDIVQKFVFIFGLIWLLAAIVGAFIFSRILTKSLLELKSLAVRMAGLDFSRKWRSTRTDEIGQLGQSLNDLSDQLNTALTDLQASNDQLQDQLNKAQELEHMRKAFVSAVSHELKTPLAIIQGYAEGLESLVNDEEGRIRYCGIIRRETEKMNQLVLDLLNLSRLELGNFQLSFTDFDFTALAEETKMRFSRAIEEKCICLSWELPAEMTVNGDPSRLGTVLSNFLSNAIDYVPVGKRIDISAEMLADRYKIKIYNDGMQIPVEYQQRIWEPFYKVDTSRARDAARIFGGHGLGLGIVAALLKLHGTEYGVENEKDGVTFWFTVMKSK, from the coding sequence ATGATACTGAATAAGATACCGCTGCGCACGCGCGTAAGCCTGGACCTGACCGGATTTACCCTGCTCAGCCTGATCGTCTTGATGGTCGCCGTCGGATTGGGGTTTGAACCCTTTTATTACGAGGTGCAGAAAACCAATATGTTTTCGGCGCGCGACCAAATCGCCGCTATTTATGAGGAAAACGGGCCGGAACGGCAGGAACAGATCGACCGTATTAGCCAGTCTGCCGGGGCCGACGTCTTTATTGTCGATCACGGCAAGCTTACGTATTCGTCACGGCCAGACCGACAGGTCATTATTCCCAGAACGCAGGATACAAATGTCATTGTCGCGTCGCCGGATACTGCCGATACGACGACCGTCAGGCGGGAAGTGCCGCGCCATATTAGAGAACTGATGGCTATTCTGAACGGGGCGGAACCGCTTGAAAATGAGTTGGATGAAGTTCAGTCCCACCAACCGAAGGACAGCAACGGCGTACGTTTTTTCGATCTTTTCAGCCGTATTGGCGATCATACTTTTCTGATCCTCAGTCAGCCGGCGGCGCCGATGCAGAAAAATATCGATATCGTTCAGAAATTCGTCTTTATTTTCGGTCTTATCTGGCTCCTGGCGGCGATTGTCGGCGCGTTCATCTTTTCGCGGATATTGACGAAGTCGCTGCTCGAGCTGAAAAGTTTGGCCGTGCGTATGGCCGGCCTTGATTTTTCCAGGAAGTGGCGGAGCACACGGACCGATGAAATCGGCCAGCTCGGTCAGAGCTTGAATGACCTTTCCGATCAGCTGAATACGGCATTGACGGATTTACAGGCGTCTAATGATCAGTTGCAGGATCAGTTGAACAAGGCGCAGGAATTGGAGCATATGCGGAAGGCCTTCGTTTCGGCCGTGTCGCATGAACTGAAAACGCCGCTGGCTATTATCCAAGGGTATGCCGAAGGGCTGGAGAGTCTGGTCAATGACGAGGAAGGGCGGATTCGCTACTGCGGCATTATCCGCAGGGAAACGGAAAAGATGAATCAGCTTGTCTTGGACCTGCTTAACCTGTCCCGTCTGGAGTTGGGTAATTTCCAGTTATCTTTTACCGATTTTGACTTTACGGCGTTGGCGGAAGAAACAAAAATGCGGTTCAGCCGTGCCATTGAAGAAAAATGCATTTGTCTTTCTTGGGAATTGCCGGCAGAGATGACGGTTAACGGCGATCCCAGCCGGTTGGGCACGGTGCTGAGCAATTTTCTTTCCAATGCCATTGACTACGTGCCCGTCGGGAAGCGGATCGACATTTCGGCCGAAATGCTTGCAGACCGATATAAAATAAAAATATACAATGACGGCATGCAGATTCCCGTCGAGTACCAACAGCGAATTTGGGAGCCTTTTTACAAGGTCGACACCTCGCGGGCCCGCGATGCCGCGCGGATATTCGGCGGTCACGGCTTGGGACTCGGCATCGTCGCGGCGTTGCTGAAGCTGCATGGGACGGAGTATGGTGTAGAAAATGAAAAAGACGGCGTAACCTTTTGGTTCACCGTCATGAAAAGCAAATAA
- a CDS encoding response regulator transcription factor translates to MEKILIADDEELMRQLVADFLKPEGYEVIQAVDGKDALEKFNDHHPDLILLDVMMPGYDGWTVCREIRRSSTVPIMMFTAKGEEIDQLFAYDLGVDEYITKPFSPKILVAKIKVLLRRAQPEEETVREGGVNDVEGLSIDRDAHQVLIDGKSIDLSPTEYKLLNYLMTNAGKALSRRQILNQVWNYEYYGDLRTVDTHINRLRVKLGDKGAFVQTVRGYGYRYGSK, encoded by the coding sequence ATGGAAAAAATATTGATTGCAGATGATGAAGAATTGATGCGGCAATTGGTTGCCGATTTTCTAAAGCCGGAGGGCTATGAGGTAATTCAAGCTGTCGACGGGAAAGACGCGTTGGAAAAATTTAATGATCATCATCCGGATTTGATTCTGCTCGATGTCATGATGCCGGGGTATGACGGTTGGACCGTGTGCAGAGAGATTCGCCGCTCTTCTACGGTGCCGATCATGATGTTTACGGCTAAAGGGGAGGAAATAGATCAGCTTTTCGCCTATGATCTGGGCGTTGACGAATATATTACGAAGCCTTTCAGTCCGAAGATCCTGGTCGCTAAGATCAAGGTTCTTTTGCGGCGCGCACAGCCCGAAGAAGAAACAGTCAGAGAAGGCGGCGTGAACGATGTGGAAGGTCTTTCTATCGACCGTGACGCCCATCAAGTGCTGATCGATGGTAAAAGTATTGATCTCAGTCCGACGGAATATAAGCTGCTCAATTATCTGATGACCAATGCCGGCAAGGCGCTGAGCAGACGGCAAATATTGAATCAGGTCTGGAATTATGAGTACTACGGTGATCTGCGTACTGTGGACACGCATATTAACAGGTTGCGCGTCAAACTGGGCGATAAAGGGGCTTTTGTCCAGACCGTTCGTGGCTACGGCTATCGGTACGGCTCCAAATGA
- the folK gene encoding 2-amino-4-hydroxy-6-hydroxymethyldihydropteridine diphosphokinase: MADYYIGLGANLGDRESLLAAAIRELRKIPGLTVSALSSLYETPPWGKTDQPVFYNAVVAVETQLPPERMLHLCLAVEAKLGRVRREKWGARTIDLDILWHRRDVHTAELQIPHPYLTERAFVLVPLCELSPQLPIKGKRASEWLSLLPDAEKIKKIKEPEEGRLSWKKY, translated from the coding sequence ATGGCTGATTATTATATCGGTCTCGGCGCCAACTTGGGAGATCGAGAAAGTTTGCTTGCCGCGGCCATTCGGGAGCTCCGGAAAATTCCGGGCCTTACGGTTTCGGCTCTTTCGTCCCTGTATGAGACGCCGCCGTGGGGCAAGACGGATCAGCCTGTTTTCTATAACGCTGTCGTTGCCGTCGAGACGCAGTTGCCGCCGGAACGGATGCTGCATTTATGTTTGGCCGTTGAAGCGAAATTGGGAAGGGTGCGTAGGGAGAAATGGGGAGCCAGGACAATCGACCTGGATATTCTCTGGCATCGCCGGGACGTGCATACGGCGGAGTTGCAGATTCCTCATCCCTATTTGACGGAACGGGCCTTCGTACTGGTGCCGCTTTGTGAATTGTCGCCTCAGCTTCCGATCAAGGGGAAACGGGCAAGCGAATGGCTTTCTCTGCTGCCCGATGCGGAAAAAATAAAAAAAATAAAAGAACCTGAAGAGGGGAGATTATCATGGAAAAAATATTGA
- the folB gene encoding dihydroneopterin aldolase, with amino-acid sequence MDKITISGLSFFAYHGCLPEETERGQTFLVDVSLALDLHAAGESDRLDDTVDYGAVTSLISTAVTEAPCRLIEGVAEKIAARLLAAFPLLDSVIVTVHKPGAPLPAVFSDASVTVERRRNG; translated from the coding sequence ATGGATAAAATTACCATTTCCGGTTTGTCCTTTTTCGCTTATCACGGTTGTCTTCCCGAAGAGACGGAGCGGGGACAAACGTTTTTGGTTGACGTCAGCCTCGCGCTCGATCTGCATGCTGCCGGCGAGAGTGACAGACTGGACGATACCGTTGATTATGGGGCTGTCACGTCTTTGATCAGCACCGCTGTGACGGAAGCGCCGTGTCGTCTGATTGAGGGCGTTGCGGAAAAAATCGCCGCCCGTCTTTTAGCGGCCTTTCCGCTGCTTGACAGTGTTATTGTGACCGTACATAAACCGGGCGCACCGCTTCCTGCCGTTTTCAGCGATGCATCGGTAACGGTGGAGAGAAGGCGAAATGGCTGA